One Methylobacterium sp. 77 DNA window includes the following coding sequences:
- a CDS encoding DUF2155 domain-containing protein, which produces MAGQALADKIKNPTAVFSGLDKITGRIVSFEVAVDETVQFGALQLTPRVCYSRPPTESPKTTAFLEVDEVTLDNKYRRIFTGWMFAASPGLHAIEHPIYDVWLVDCKGGNDIIAEAREQEDVPAMASKPEKTRRQKNTDPTRTAQQVNPNGQVDVEAPRGVPVQPKQKPSRKFFPTNEGPAPAPPPPAQPQSIFDSIFR; this is translated from the coding sequence ATGGCGGGCCAGGCCCTCGCCGACAAGATCAAGAACCCGACCGCGGTGTTCTCCGGCCTCGACAAGATCACGGGCCGGATCGTGTCGTTCGAAGTCGCCGTCGATGAGACCGTGCAGTTCGGCGCGCTGCAATTGACCCCGCGCGTCTGCTACAGCCGGCCTCCGACCGAGAGCCCGAAGACCACGGCCTTCCTCGAAGTCGACGAGGTGACGCTCGACAACAAGTATCGCCGCATCTTCACCGGCTGGATGTTCGCGGCGAGTCCGGGTCTTCACGCCATCGAGCACCCGATCTACGACGTGTGGCTCGTGGATTGTAAGGGCGGCAACGACATCATCGCCGAGGCGCGCGAACAGGAAGACGTGCCGGCCATGGCCTCGAAGCCCGAGAAGACCAGGCGCCAGAAGAACACCGACCCGACGCGGACGGCCCAGCAGGTCAACCCGAACGGACAGGTCGACGTCGAGGCGCCGCGCGGCGTTCCGGTCCAGCCCAAGCAGAAGCCATCGCGGAAGTTCTTCCCGACCAACGAAGGGCCGGCACCCGCGCCGCCGCCGCCGGCACAGCCGCAATCGATCTTCGATTCCATATTCCGCTAG
- the accB gene encoding acetyl-CoA carboxylase biotin carboxyl carrier protein: MPKNEPFDPELVRELAKLVTETDLTEIEVEKGDLRIRVVRRIEPVHVQVAAPAPAMVAHAPVAALSVAGPGAAVERAKAGAGQPGAVPSPMVGTAYRRPSPDAKAFVDVGSKVAAGEKLLLIEAMKTFNEIVAPRAGTVTAIFFEDGQPVEFGEPLLVIE, from the coding sequence ATGCCTAAGAACGAACCTTTCGATCCCGAACTCGTGCGCGAACTCGCCAAACTCGTGACCGAGACGGATCTGACCGAGATCGAGGTGGAGAAGGGTGACCTGCGCATCCGCGTCGTGCGCCGGATCGAGCCCGTCCATGTGCAGGTGGCGGCCCCCGCCCCAGCCATGGTGGCGCACGCTCCCGTGGCGGCATTGTCCGTCGCCGGTCCGGGTGCAGCCGTCGAGCGTGCCAAGGCCGGGGCCGGTCAACCGGGCGCCGTGCCCTCTCCCATGGTCGGCACCGCCTATCGCCGGCCTTCGCCGGATGCCAAGGCCTTCGTCGATGTCGGCTCCAAGGTCGCTGCGGGCGAGAAGCTGCTCCTGATCGAGGCGATGAAGACCTTCAACGAGATCGTCGCGCCCCGCGCCGGGACCGTGACCGCGATCTTCTTCGAGGATGGCCAGCCGGTCGAGTTCGGCGAACCTCTCCTCGTCATCGAGTGA
- a CDS encoding DsbA family protein has product MRLLRHLLSTVALAGALASGISTAFAQTTPAPAQTAPAAAFTDGQRSAIEAIIKDYLVKNPDVLQEAIAEGERRQQETQKLAQSAALKESREALVNSPHGVVVGNPTGDVTLVEFFDYNCGYCRKALADIQTLVKADPKLRVVLKDFPVLGAESLEASKIALAAKQQLKGDKLFEFHVKLLESKGRVNGERAIALAKDMGLDVAKLQKDAQGAEVKAALAENVGLGDKLGLSGTPAFIIGDEIIPGAVGVDPIRKTIGDIRQCGHASC; this is encoded by the coding sequence ATGCGCCTGCTTCGCCACCTTCTCTCGACCGTCGCCCTCGCGGGCGCGCTGGCTTCCGGCATCTCCACCGCCTTCGCGCAGACGACGCCTGCTCCGGCGCAGACGGCTCCGGCCGCGGCCTTTACCGATGGGCAGCGTTCGGCGATCGAGGCGATCATCAAGGATTACCTCGTCAAGAATCCCGACGTGCTTCAGGAGGCCATCGCCGAGGGCGAGCGGCGCCAGCAGGAGACCCAGAAGCTGGCGCAATCCGCCGCTCTGAAGGAATCCCGCGAGGCCCTGGTGAATTCGCCCCACGGCGTCGTGGTCGGCAACCCGACCGGCGACGTCACCCTGGTCGAGTTCTTCGATTACAATTGCGGCTATTGCCGCAAGGCGCTCGCCGACATCCAGACCCTGGTGAAGGCCGATCCGAAGCTGCGCGTCGTCCTCAAGGATTTCCCCGTGCTCGGCGCGGAATCCCTGGAGGCCAGCAAGATCGCGCTCGCGGCCAAGCAGCAGCTCAAGGGCGACAAGCTGTTCGAGTTCCACGTCAAGCTGTTGGAGAGCAAGGGCCGGGTCAACGGCGAGCGCGCGATCGCGCTGGCCAAGGATATGGGCCTCGACGTCGCCAAGCTGCAGAAGGATGCGCAAGGTGCCGAGGTGAAGGCCGCGCTCGCCGAGAATGTCGGCCTCGGCGACAAGCTCGGCCTCTCGGGCACGCCGGCCTTCATCATCGGCGACGAGATCATCCCCGGTGCCGTCGGCGTGGACCCGATCCGCAAGACCATCGGCGACATCCGCCAATGCGGCCACGCGAGCTGCTGA
- a CDS encoding LysE family translocator, with product MPDSVTLLAFAGVSLGMVLTPGPNMAYLVSRAICQGRGAALVSLGGVALGFVFYMLCAAFGITALVLAIPYAYDALRLTGALYLGYLAWQALRPGGRSPFEVRELAPDSRTRLFAMGFLTNLLNPKIAMLYLALLPQFVATSGGSILGQTVMLGSVQIVISVAVNALIALAAGSIAHFLSRNPGWLKAQRWIMGGVLGGLAIRMALDSRR from the coding sequence ATGCCCGACAGCGTCACCCTCCTCGCCTTCGCGGGCGTGTCGCTCGGGATGGTGCTGACGCCGGGGCCGAACATGGCCTATCTCGTCTCGCGCGCCATCTGCCAGGGCCGCGGCGCGGCCCTCGTCTCCCTCGGCGGCGTCGCCCTTGGTTTCGTCTTCTACATGCTCTGCGCGGCCTTCGGCATCACCGCCCTGGTGCTGGCGATCCCCTATGCCTACGACGCGCTCAGGCTGACCGGCGCACTCTATCTCGGATATCTGGCCTGGCAGGCCTTGAGGCCCGGCGGCCGCTCGCCGTTCGAAGTGCGCGAATTGGCGCCCGACAGCAGGACGCGCCTGTTCGCCATGGGCTTTCTCACCAACCTGCTCAACCCGAAGATCGCGATGCTCTACCTCGCGCTGCTCCCGCAATTCGTGGCCACGTCGGGCGGCAGCATCCTCGGCCAGACAGTCATGCTCGGCTCGGTCCAGATCGTCATCAGCGTCGCGGTCAATGCCCTGATCGCCCTGGCAGCGGGCTCCATCGCCCACTTCCTGTCGCGAAATCCGGGATGGCTCAAGGCTCAGCGCTGGATCATGGGCGGCGTGCTCGGCGGCCTCGCCATCCGCATGGCGCTCGATAGTCGGCGCTGA
- a CDS encoding vitamin B12-dependent ribonucleotide reductase, whose translation MRFERRYTTAGQSPYATIAFRKALSEIRNPDGSIVFRLDGISVPDSWSQVASDVLAQKYFRKAGVPARLRRVEENDVPSFLWRSVADEAALAELPEAERSGSEISSTQVFDRLAGCWTYWGWKGGYFTSEEDASAFLDELRFMLARQMVAPNSPQWFNTGLHWAYGIDGPAQGHHYVDYRTGELVKSASSYEHPQPHACFIQGVQDDLVNEGGIMDLWVREARLFKYGSGTGSNFSMLRGENEKLGGGGKSSGLMSFLKIGDRAAGAIKSGGTTRRAAKMVIVDIDHPDIETYIDWKVKEEQKVAALVTGSKIVSKHLQAVMKACTQCEAEGDACFDVERNPALKKAVKAARKEMVPDAYTKRVIQFAKQGFTKIDFPVYDTDWDSEAYLTVAGQNSNNSVSLTDDFLRAVEADGDWNLIARTTGKPVKTLKARDLWEQIGEAAWASADPGLHFNTTMNDWHTCPSAGRIRASNPCSEYMFLDDTACNLASTNLLTMYDRASGQFDVAAFEHLNRLWTVVLEISVMMAQFPSKEIAELSYRYRTLGLGYANIGGLLMSMGLPYDSLKGRALAGALTAIMTGVAYATSAEMAAELGPFAGYDENADAMLKVIRNHRRAAHGEAAGYEFLSIAPVPLDIPNVPQADLAERAKVAWDRALALGEEHGYRNAQATVIAPTGTIGLVMDCDTTGIEPDFALVKFKKLAGGGYFKIINRAVPDALRSLGYRESEIAEIEAYAVGHGSMGQSPAVNAGSLRAKGFTDDKIAAIEAGLKSAFDIKFVFNRWTLGDDFLKDVLKVPAEKLADPTFEILPFLGYTRKDIEAANTHICGAMTLEGAPFLKVEHYAVFDCANPCGRIGKRYLSVESHIRMMAAAQPFISGAISKTINMPNDATVEDCKNAYKLSWTLALKANALYRDGSKLSQPLNSALIADEDDDADEVIEALVAQPATAKAAQLAEKIVERVIERVERIRSREKLPDRRKGYTQKAVVGGHKVYLRTGEYEDGRIGEIFIDMHKEGAAFRSLMNNFAIAISIGLQYGVPMEEYVDAFTFTRFEPAGFVQGNDAIKNATSILDYVFRELAISYLGRMDLAHVDPSEIGNTVMGKGEGEGTRSGDRPDPVASSIVSRGLLRGSADRLTLIQGGPAGGTMGIGSGHAGASAPAGGVVHAMRGATALKAEDKDAQVVLGFSHPAEEPRNSVAFKREEAKLKGYVGEACPECANFTLVRNGTCLKCDTCGSTTGCS comes from the coding sequence ATGCGGTTCGAGCGGCGATACACCACGGCCGGGCAATCCCCCTACGCGACCATCGCCTTCCGCAAGGCGCTGAGCGAGATCCGCAACCCGGACGGATCGATCGTGTTCCGGCTGGACGGCATCTCGGTGCCCGACAGCTGGAGCCAGGTCGCGAGCGACGTGCTGGCGCAGAAATACTTCCGCAAGGCCGGTGTGCCGGCCCGGCTGAGACGCGTCGAAGAAAACGACGTCCCCTCCTTCCTGTGGCGCTCGGTGGCCGATGAGGCCGCGCTGGCCGAACTGCCCGAGGCCGAGCGGTCCGGTTCGGAAATCTCCTCGACCCAGGTCTTCGATCGCCTCGCCGGCTGCTGGACCTATTGGGGCTGGAAGGGTGGCTACTTCACCTCGGAGGAGGATGCCTCGGCGTTCCTCGACGAGCTGCGCTTCATGCTCGCCCGCCAGATGGTCGCGCCGAATTCGCCGCAATGGTTCAACACCGGCCTGCATTGGGCCTACGGCATCGACGGACCGGCCCAGGGCCACCATTACGTCGATTACCGCACCGGCGAGCTGGTCAAGTCGGCCTCGTCCTACGAGCACCCGCAGCCGCATGCCTGCTTCATCCAGGGCGTCCAGGACGACCTCGTGAACGAGGGCGGCATCATGGACCTCTGGGTCCGCGAGGCGCGCCTGTTCAAGTACGGCTCCGGCACCGGCTCGAACTTCTCGATGCTGCGCGGCGAGAACGAGAAGCTCGGCGGCGGCGGCAAGTCGTCCGGCCTGATGTCGTTCCTGAAGATCGGCGACCGGGCGGCCGGCGCGATCAAGTCCGGCGGCACCACCCGCCGCGCGGCCAAGATGGTCATCGTCGACATCGATCACCCCGATATCGAGACCTATATCGACTGGAAGGTGAAGGAGGAGCAGAAGGTCGCCGCCCTGGTGACCGGTTCGAAGATCGTCTCCAAGCACCTGCAGGCGGTGATGAAGGCCTGCACCCAGTGCGAGGCCGAAGGCGATGCCTGCTTCGACGTCGAGCGTAACCCCGCGCTCAAGAAGGCCGTGAAGGCCGCGCGCAAGGAGATGGTGCCGGACGCCTACACCAAGCGCGTCATCCAGTTCGCCAAGCAGGGCTTCACCAAGATCGACTTCCCCGTCTATGACACCGACTGGGATTCCGAGGCCTACCTCACGGTAGCCGGCCAGAACTCGAACAATTCCGTCTCGCTCACCGACGACTTCCTCCGGGCGGTCGAAGCGGATGGCGACTGGAACCTCATTGCCCGCACCACCGGCAAGCCGGTGAAGACCCTGAAGGCACGCGACTTGTGGGAGCAGATCGGCGAGGCCGCCTGGGCTTCGGCGGATCCGGGCCTGCATTTCAACACGACCATGAACGACTGGCACACCTGCCCGTCCGCCGGCCGGATTCGCGCCTCGAACCCGTGCTCCGAATACATGTTCCTCGACGACACGGCGTGTAACCTCGCCAGCACCAACCTGCTGACGATGTACGACCGGGCCAGCGGCCAATTCGACGTCGCCGCCTTCGAACATCTCAACCGTCTCTGGACCGTCGTCCTCGAGATCTCGGTGATGATGGCGCAGTTCCCCTCGAAGGAGATCGCCGAACTCTCTTACCGCTACCGCACCCTCGGCCTCGGCTACGCCAATATCGGCGGCCTGCTGATGAGCATGGGCCTGCCCTACGATTCGCTGAAGGGCCGGGCCCTCGCAGGTGCGCTGACCGCGATCATGACCGGCGTCGCCTATGCCACATCGGCCGAGATGGCGGCCGAGCTCGGTCCGTTCGCGGGCTACGACGAGAACGCGGACGCCATGCTCAAGGTGATCCGCAACCATCGCCGCGCGGCGCATGGCGAAGCGGCGGGCTACGAGTTCCTCTCGATCGCCCCCGTCCCCCTCGACATCCCCAACGTGCCCCAGGCCGACCTCGCGGAACGCGCCAAGGTGGCGTGGGACCGGGCCCTGGCGCTCGGCGAGGAGCATGGCTACCGCAACGCCCAGGCGACCGTCATCGCGCCTACCGGCACGATCGGCCTCGTGATGGATTGCGACACGACCGGGATCGAGCCGGATTTCGCCCTGGTGAAGTTCAAGAAGCTGGCCGGCGGCGGCTACTTCAAGATCATCAACCGGGCGGTGCCGGACGCCCTGCGCTCGCTCGGATACCGCGAATCCGAGATCGCCGAGATCGAGGCCTATGCCGTCGGCCATGGCTCGATGGGTCAGTCGCCGGCCGTCAACGCCGGCTCGCTCCGCGCCAAGGGCTTCACCGACGACAAGATCGCCGCCATCGAGGCGGGCTTGAAATCGGCCTTCGACATCAAGTTCGTGTTCAACCGCTGGACCCTGGGCGACGATTTCCTGAAGGACGTGCTCAAGGTCCCGGCCGAGAAGCTCGCCGACCCGACCTTCGAGATCCTGCCGTTCCTCGGCTACACGCGGAAGGACATCGAGGCCGCCAACACCCATATCTGCGGTGCGATGACCCTTGAGGGAGCCCCCTTCCTCAAGGTCGAGCATTACGCGGTGTTCGATTGCGCCAATCCGTGCGGCCGCATCGGCAAGCGTTACCTCTCGGTAGAGAGCCACATCCGCATGATGGCGGCGGCGCAGCCCTTCATCTCGGGCGCTATCTCCAAGACCATCAACATGCCGAACGACGCGACGGTCGAGGATTGCAAGAACGCCTACAAGCTGTCCTGGACCCTGGCGCTCAAGGCGAACGCCCTCTACCGCGACGGCTCCAAGCTGTCGCAGCCGCTGAACTCGGCACTCATCGCCGATGAGGACGACGATGCCGACGAGGTGATCGAGGCTCTGGTGGCGCAGCCCGCCACCGCCAAGGCGGCACAGCTCGCGGAAAAGATCGTCGAGCGGGTGATCGAGCGCGTCGAACGCATCCGCTCGCGCGAGAAGCTGCCCGACCGGCGCAAGGGCTACACCCAGAAGGCCGTCGTCGGCGGACACAAGGTCTACCTGCGCACCGGCGAATACGAGGACGGCCGCATCGGCGAGATCTTCATCGACATGCACAAGGAGGGCGCCGCCTTCCGCTCGCTGATGAACAACTTCGCCATCGCGATCTCGATCGGGCTCCAGTACGGCGTGCCGATGGAGGAATATGTCGACGCCTTCACCTTCACCCGGTTCGAGCCGGCCGGTTTCGTACAGGGCAACGACGCCATCAAGAACGCCACCTCGATCCTCGACTACGTGTTCCGCGAACTGGCGATCTCGTATCTCGGCCGGATGGATCTGGCCCATGTCGACCCGTCCGAGATCGGCAACACCGTGATGGGCAAGGGTGAGGGTGAAGGCACGCGCAGCGGCGACCGGCCGGACCCGGTGGCCTCCAGCATCGTCTCGCGCGGCCTGCTGCGCGGCTCGGCCGACCGGCTCACCCTGATCCAGGGCGGACCGGCCGGCGGCACGATGGGCATCGGTTCCGGCCATGCCGGGGCGAGCGCCCCGGCCGGCGGGGTCGTCCACGCCATGCGGGGCGCGACGGCGCTGAAGGCGGAAGATAAGGATGCCCAGGTCGTACTGGGATTTTCTCATCCCGCCGAAGAACCACGTAACTCGGTGGCCTTTAAGCGAGAAGAAGCAAAGCTGAAGGGTTACGTCGGCGAGGCATGTCCTGAGTGTGCTAACTTCACTCTTGTCCGAAATGGCACCTGCCTGAAATGTGACACCTGTGGCAGCACAACTGGCTGCTCATAA
- the aroQ gene encoding type II 3-dehydroquinate dehydratase, whose protein sequence is MIPIHVLHGPNLNLLGRREPGIYGTATLADIERDLRARAETLGVALTVRQTNHEGELVGFVQEAGLAGAGVLINAAAYTHTSIALRDAIAGSGAVAVEVHLSNVHAREAFRHVSLIAPVCAGLICGFGPHSYGLGLDALARLMRDRLPPLPSDVSSGATSQD, encoded by the coding sequence ATGATCCCGATCCACGTCCTTCACGGACCGAACCTCAACCTCCTGGGACGCCGTGAGCCCGGCATCTACGGAACCGCGACGCTCGCCGACATCGAGCGTGATCTGCGCGCGCGCGCGGAGACTCTCGGCGTCGCGCTCACCGTGCGCCAGACCAACCACGAGGGCGAGCTGGTCGGTTTCGTGCAGGAAGCGGGGCTCGCCGGTGCCGGCGTGCTGATCAACGCGGCGGCCTATACCCATACTTCCATTGCGCTTCGCGATGCGATCGCGGGCAGCGGGGCGGTCGCGGTGGAAGTGCATCTCTCGAACGTGCATGCGCGCGAAGCCTTCAGGCACGTCTCGCTCATCGCTCCGGTCTGCGCCGGACTCATCTGCGGCTTCGGCCCGCACAGCTACGGTCTCGGCCTGGATGCCCTGGCGCGGCTGATGCGCGATCGTTTGCCTCCTCTCCCGTCCGACGTCTCGTCGGGCGCCACCTCTCAAGACTGA
- a CDS encoding ImmA/IrrE family metallo-endopeptidase: MSSPFRDIPVSFLSEDKIARIANEWRSLHEMTFGDDFCVVEFLIHTFMSNRTAALSIDTFDRDGTEQPPAHVSFKPDVINVDRSIWRRADMREGYPQFIVAHEIGHILLHSDIPKGYSKDSNSQIKYFENEHSAEWQANKFAEHLILPKSVVERYSNIGELIKFTGAWEAVAKTRFADVFRPKLVNIDADHVDSACEICGNLSFSRRGLILKCKTCKQERSLFVFGKF; encoded by the coding sequence ATGTCCTCGCCATTTAGAGATATACCAGTATCCTTTTTGAGCGAGGACAAGATTGCAAGGATCGCCAATGAATGGCGATCCTTGCATGAAATGACATTCGGCGATGATTTTTGCGTCGTCGAATTCTTGATTCACACTTTTATGAGTAATAGAACCGCCGCTCTATCTATTGATACTTTTGACCGAGATGGAACTGAACAGCCACCGGCTCATGTTTCATTTAAGCCGGACGTAATCAATGTAGATCGCTCAATTTGGCGACGAGCTGATATGAGAGAGGGCTACCCTCAATTCATAGTCGCTCACGAAATCGGACATATTTTATTGCACTCCGATATTCCGAAGGGATACTCTAAAGATTCAAATTCACAGATCAAGTACTTTGAAAATGAACACTCTGCAGAATGGCAGGCAAATAAATTTGCTGAACACCTTATACTTCCAAAGTCAGTTGTCGAAAGATATTCAAATATAGGTGAGCTAATCAAATTTACGGGCGCCTGGGAAGCAGTCGCGAAAACGCGATTTGCTGACGTTTTTCGCCCAAAACTCGTAAATATCGATGCAGATCATGTAGATTCGGCGTGTGAAATTTGTGGCAACCTTTCGTTTTCAAGACGAGGGCTGATTTTAAAATGCAAAACATGCAAACAAGAACGTAGTCTGTTTGTGTTTGGTAAATTTTAG
- the aat gene encoding leucyl/phenylalanyl-tRNA--protein transferase, which produces MAMQHDHDGERVEITPQILLKAYAAGIFPMAEDADDPTIYWVEPKARGILPIDHFHVSHRLARTVRSDQFEVRADLDFDAVIAGCAAPRGDGERTWINARIRELYGALFDAGHAHTIEVYAEGRLVGGLYGVSLGAAFFGESMFHIARDASKVALVHLMARLRLGGYRLADTQFVTDHLTQFGAEELPRHVYKRRLAEAIVEDANWYVWPRDRAVSGQDALAALAPRS; this is translated from the coding sequence ATGGCCATGCAGCACGACCACGACGGCGAACGCGTGGAGATCACCCCACAGATCTTGCTGAAGGCCTATGCCGCCGGGATCTTTCCCATGGCGGAAGATGCCGACGACCCGACGATTTATTGGGTCGAGCCGAAGGCGCGCGGCATTCTGCCGATCGATCACTTCCACGTCTCCCACCGGCTCGCGCGAACGGTGCGGTCCGATCAGTTCGAGGTCCGGGCCGATCTCGACTTCGATGCGGTCATCGCCGGCTGCGCGGCCCCACGGGGTGATGGCGAGCGGACCTGGATCAACGCGCGCATCCGCGAGCTTTACGGTGCCCTGTTCGATGCCGGACATGCGCATACGATCGAGGTCTATGCCGAGGGACGGCTCGTCGGAGGGCTGTACGGCGTCTCGCTCGGGGCGGCATTCTTCGGCGAGAGCATGTTCCACATCGCCCGCGACGCGTCGAAAGTCGCCCTCGTGCATCTGATGGCGAGGCTGCGGCTCGGGGGCTATCGTCTCGCCGACACCCAGTTCGTCACCGATCATCTGACGCAGTTCGGTGCCGAGGAATTGCCGCGCCACGTCTACAAGCGGCGCCTCGCCGAAGCGATCGTCGAGGATGCGAACTGGTACGTCTGGCCGAGGGACCGGGCCGTCAGCGGGCAGGACGCGCTCGCCGCGCTCGCTCCCCGATCCTGA
- a CDS encoding NADH:ubiquinone oxidoreductase subunit NDUFA12, whose amino-acid sequence MALKDTLLRIFTWWNGQTMSLAVMTARHGQLVGTDDFGNTYYKALGPLIDRSVGPERRWVVYNGYADASKVPPGWRGWLCHNGDVPPSEESYTPREWQKPHVENLTGTSAAYRPKGSQLNPGNKPATGGDYAAWSPE is encoded by the coding sequence ATGGCTCTGAAGGACACGCTTCTGCGGATCTTCACCTGGTGGAACGGGCAGACCATGTCGCTCGCCGTCATGACGGCGCGGCACGGCCAGCTCGTCGGCACGGACGATTTCGGAAACACTTATTACAAGGCCCTGGGACCGCTGATCGACCGCTCGGTCGGTCCGGAACGCCGCTGGGTCGTCTATAACGGCTATGCCGACGCCTCGAAGGTGCCGCCCGGCTGGCGCGGCTGGCTCTGCCACAACGGCGATGTTCCCCCGAGCGAGGAAAGCTACACCCCGCGCGAGTGGCAGAAGCCGCACGTGGAGAACCTCACCGGAACCAGCGCCGCCTATCGTCCGAAGGGCTCGCAGCTCAATCCGGGCAACAAGCCGGCCACGGGCGGGGATTACGCGGCCTGGAGCCCCGAATAG
- the accC gene encoding acetyl-CoA carboxylase biotin carboxylase subunit, whose protein sequence is MFEKILIANRGEIALRVLRAAKELGIATVAVHSTADADAMHVRLADESVCIGPPAARDSYLNIPSIIAACEITGADAVHPGYGFLSENARFAEVLAHHNIGFIGPKAEHIRIMGDKIEAKRTAKRLGIPCVPGSEGGVEDPVEAKRIAAEIGYPVLVKAASGGGGRGMKVARTEADLEQALGMARTEAKAAFGDDAVYLEKYLEKPRHIEVQVLGDGRGKAVHLAERDCSLQRRHQKVWEEGGSPVIDEATRAEIGGICARAMQELQYIGAGTVEFLYEDGRFYFIEMNTRIQVEHPVTEMITGVDLVTEQIRVAAGLPLSVTQDDIKVTGHAIECRINAEHPATFRPSPGLITYFHPPGGLGVRVDSAAYQGYRIPPNYDSLIGKLIVHGRTRHECLMRLRRALDEFVVDGVDTTLPLFRTLVRNAQVLDGDYDIHWLEGFLEAGGLADTTN, encoded by the coding sequence ATGTTCGAAAAGATCCTGATCGCCAATCGTGGCGAGATCGCCCTGCGCGTCCTGCGCGCGGCCAAGGAGCTCGGGATCGCCACCGTGGCGGTGCATTCCACGGCCGATGCCGATGCGATGCATGTGCGGCTCGCCGACGAGAGCGTCTGCATCGGCCCGCCCGCCGCCCGCGACAGCTACCTCAACATCCCGTCGATCATCGCCGCCTGCGAGATCACCGGGGCGGATGCGGTGCATCCCGGCTACGGCTTCCTGTCGGAGAATGCGCGGTTCGCCGAGGTGCTCGCCCACCACAATATCGGCTTCATCGGCCCCAAGGCCGAGCATATCCGCATCATGGGCGACAAGATCGAGGCCAAGCGCACGGCCAAGCGTCTCGGCATCCCCTGCGTGCCCGGCTCCGAGGGTGGTGTCGAGGATCCGGTGGAAGCCAAGCGCATCGCGGCCGAGATCGGCTACCCCGTGCTGGTGAAGGCCGCTTCCGGCGGCGGCGGTCGCGGCATGAAGGTGGCGCGCACCGAGGCCGACCTGGAACAGGCGCTCGGCATGGCCCGCACCGAGGCCAAGGCGGCTTTCGGCGACGATGCGGTCTATCTTGAGAAGTATCTCGAGAAGCCGCGCCATATCGAGGTGCAGGTGCTCGGCGACGGTCGCGGCAAGGCGGTCCACCTCGCTGAGCGCGATTGCTCGCTCCAGCGTCGGCACCAGAAGGTGTGGGAAGAAGGCGGCTCGCCGGTGATCGACGAGGCGACCCGCGCCGAGATCGGCGGCATCTGCGCCCGCGCGATGCAGGAATTGCAGTATATCGGCGCCGGCACGGTCGAGTTTCTCTACGAGGATGGCCGTTTCTATTTCATCGAGATGAACACCCGTATCCAGGTGGAGCATCCGGTGACCGAGATGATCACCGGGGTCGATCTCGTCACCGAGCAGATTCGCGTCGCCGCCGGCCTGCCGCTTTCGGTGACGCAGGACGACATCAAGGTGACCGGCCACGCCATCGAATGCCGGATCAACGCGGAGCATCCGGCGACCTTCCGGCCGTCGCCCGGTCTCATCACCTATTTCCACCCGCCGGGCGGACTCGGCGTGCGCGTGGATTCGGCGGCCTACCAGGGCTACCGCATTCCACCGAACTACGATTCCCTCATCGGGAAGCTCATCGTTCACGGCCGCACCCGGCATGAATGCCTGATGCGCCTGCGGCGGGCCCTCGACGAGTTCGTGGTCGACGGGGTCGATACCACCCTGCCGTTGTTCCGCACCCTGGTGAGGAATGCGCAGGTCCTCGATGGCGACTACGACATCCATTGGCTGGAAGGTTTCCTGGAGGCCGGCGGCCTCGCTGACACCACGAACTGA